One window of the Triticum dicoccoides isolate Atlit2015 ecotype Zavitan chromosome 3B, WEW_v2.0, whole genome shotgun sequence genome contains the following:
- the LOC119275964 gene encoding myb-related protein Hv33-like, with amino-acid sequence MRAMGREAAAAVACSSNKPKLRRGLWSPEEDEKLYNHIIRYGNGCWSSVPRLAGLERCGKSCRLRWINYLRPDLKRGSFSQQEEDLIVSLHKILGNRWSQIASQLPGRTDNEIKNFWNSCIKKKLRQQRIDPTTHESLNDAAAVAEPHDKCKQLVPAAEDGCFGGSVGSDDFLAPHSPVDCSFDPMSVTNVPAMRMQGSYSLCDYAGVGSDATTYSAYTGGGDSSSNSNGTGTGTWTCGNVEPLPHMDMFRDDAEPYPFDPTKFSPWHQQQPPDDDRGSAVFPIRSLSRDLPESCFELARGALEDEFDFM; translated from the exons ATGCGTGCGATGGGACGCGaggcggcagcagcagtggcgTGCTCGTCCAACAAGCCCAAGCTCCGGAGAGGGctgtggtcgccggaggaggacgaGAAGCTCTACAACCACATCATTCGCTACGGCAACGGTTGCTGGAGCTCCGTCCCAAGGCTCGCCG GGTTGGAGAGATGTGGCAAGAGCTGCAGGCTAAGATGGATCAACTACCTCAGGCCTGATCtcaagaggggcagcttctcccagcAAGAGGAGGACCTCATCGTCAGCCTGCACAAGATCCTCGGCAACAG GTGGTCCCAGATAGCGTCGCAGCTGCCAGGCCGGACCGACAACGAGATCAAGAACTTCTGGAACTCGTGCATCAAGAAGAAGCTCCGGCAGCAGCGCATCGACCCCACCACCCACGAATCGCTCAATGACGCTGCCGCTGTCGCCGAGCCGCACGACAAGTGCAAGCAGCTAGTCCCCGCTGCGGAAGACGGCTGTTTCGGCGGCTCTGTTGGCAGTGACGATTTCCTAGCGCCACACTCCCCGGTCGACTGCAGCTTCGACCCCATGTCCGTGACAAACGTCCCCGCAATGCGCATGCAGGGCTCCTACTCCTTGTGTGACTACGCCGGCGTCGGCTCCGACGCCACCACGTACAGCGCCTACACAGGCGGCGGCGACAGCTCCAGCAACAGCAACGGCACCGGCACCGGCACCTGGACCTGCGGCAATGTGGAGCCGCTCCCGCACATGGACATGTTCCGCGACGACGCCGAGCCCTACCCATTCGACCCGACCAAGTTCAGCCCGTGGCACCAGCAGCAACCGCCGGACGACGACCGCGGCTCCGCGGTCTTCCCGATCCGCTCGCTGTCCCGGGATCTTCCCGAGTCGTGCTTCGAGCTCGCCCGTGGGGCCTTGGAGGACGAGTTCGACTTCATGTGA